The following are from one region of the Oryzias melastigma strain HK-1 linkage group LG22, ASM292280v2, whole genome shotgun sequence genome:
- the noto gene encoding homeobox protein notochord has translation MHAQNGASEVCEHSVRNYARKPLFQLGLGDQSTSTAKRPNSGKSFTIEALLSKPEEAVDARRNPAQRGAAALPPLHAHAGFQMLPAPYVWHSTFHTQPGYSIPCCPSLAYQPSCRGAFYAQAAMSKVNAGLQSFKAKSGKSKRMRTSFTSEQLSRLEKEFARQQYMVGSERFLLASALQLTEAQVKVWFQNRRIKWRKQSLEQQQAKLAKLGLAPPPKSPGSQGHEGDQDEDFSGSDVEINVMEDSSDL, from the exons ATGCACGCGCAGAACGGAGCGTCGGAAGTTTGCGAACACTCCGTGCGTAATTACGCACGGAAGCCGCTTTTCCAGCTGGGTCTCGGGGATCAGAGTACGTCGACGGCAAAGCGGCCCAACAGCGGAAAGTCTTTCACCATCGAGGCCTTGCTGTCCAAACCAGAGGAGGCCGTGGACGCGCGCAGGAATCCGGCTCAGCGCGGGGCCGCCGCTCTCCCGCCTCTTCATGCACATGCCGGGTTTCAGATGCTTCCAGCGCCCTATGTATGGCACTCCACCTTCCACACGCAGCCCGGATATTCCATCCCCTGCTGCCCCTCTCTGGCATACCAACCATCGTGCCGTGGAGCATTTTACGCACAAG CTGCGATGTCCAAAGTCAACGCAGGCCTGCAGTCATTCAAAGCCAAGAGTGGGAAGTCCAAACGGATGCGCACCAGCTTCACCAGCGAGCAGCTCTCCCGCCTGGAGAAGGAGTTCGCCCGGCAGCAGTACATGGTCGGCTCGGAGCGGTTCCTGCTCGCCTCCGCGCTGCAGCTCACAGAGGCTCAG gtCAAAGTTTGGTTCCAGAATCGACGCATCAAGTGGCGCAAACAGAgcctggagcagcagcaggccAAACTGGCCAAGCTGGGTCTGGCGCCCCCCCCAAAGAGCCCCGGGTCACAAGGCCACGAGGGAGACCAGGACGAGGACTTCTCCGGGTCAGATGTGGAGATCAACGTGATGGAGGATTCTTCCGATCTCTGA